One stretch of Lentisphaerota bacterium DNA includes these proteins:
- a CDS encoding DUF1343 domain-containing protein, whose translation MSPPPPRLTPCSPDPRSLSQPGSSPICKSARSWPPPADCDTPDHARPCQPWRHLELNIREASAPRTVRTGLDRALRADGEVFRGRRLAVLCNRAAVDGTGRPIVEALTQVPDLRLCRIYSPEHGFAVNAEAGEHVGSRTVGPVPVVSLYGDRSQPSAEELATIDLFVVDLPDVGARYYTYMATMKACMASCAAHGVPMLILDRPNPLGGVIREGAVAAVFGSLVCCAPIPIRHGLTLGELARFFQALFFSGTDLRVDVLTVENWRRDRMFAECGLPWVAPSPNLPGVENALMYVGSCLLEGLNLNEGRGTETPFLLCGAPWLAPEPVLAEIPEPERTGVALTAVRYTPRAISGKAANPRYRDAACQGIAMRVTNPQAARPLTTVLALIGAIWRRHPELEWTPFFDTLAGGPWIREQIQSGCSCSDSLVGIREDLAAFDTKRPLLYAPEPPANG comes from the coding sequence ATGTCGCCGCCGCCGCCCCGCTTGACGCCCTGCTCGCCGGATCCAAGGAGTCTCTCGCAGCCCGGATCATCCCCTATATGCAAGTCGGCCCGGTCCTGGCCTCCCCCCGCTGATTGCGACACACCGGATCACGCTCGCCCATGTCAACCCTGGAGGCATCTGGAATTGAACATCAGGGAAGCATCCGCACCGCGAACCGTCCGCACCGGTCTTGACCGCGCCTTGCGCGCGGACGGCGAGGTGTTCCGGGGCAGGCGGCTGGCGGTGTTGTGCAACCGGGCGGCCGTCGACGGAACGGGACGGCCGATCGTGGAGGCGCTCACGCAGGTCCCGGACCTGCGCCTGTGCCGCATCTACAGTCCGGAGCACGGGTTTGCGGTGAACGCCGAAGCCGGTGAACACGTCGGCTCGCGGACCGTCGGGCCGGTGCCGGTGGTCAGCCTGTACGGGGATCGTTCACAACCCTCGGCGGAGGAGCTGGCGACCATTGATTTGTTTGTGGTCGACCTCCCCGACGTCGGGGCGCGCTACTACACCTACATGGCCACGATGAAGGCCTGCATGGCTTCCTGCGCGGCCCACGGCGTTCCGATGCTGATCCTCGACCGCCCGAACCCGCTGGGCGGCGTGATCCGCGAAGGCGCCGTCGCCGCCGTCTTCGGCTCGCTGGTGTGCTGTGCCCCGATTCCGATCCGCCATGGCCTGACGCTGGGCGAGTTGGCCCGTTTCTTTCAAGCCTTGTTCTTTTCTGGAACCGATCTGCGGGTGGACGTTCTGACCGTCGAAAATTGGCGGCGCGACCGGATGTTCGCCGAGTGCGGACTGCCGTGGGTGGCGCCTTCGCCGAATCTCCCGGGCGTCGAGAACGCCCTGATGTACGTTGGCTCTTGTCTGTTGGAGGGTCTAAACCTGAACGAGGGACGGGGAACAGAAACGCCGTTTCTCCTGTGCGGCGCGCCCTGGCTGGCGCCGGAGCCGGTCCTGGCGGAGATCCCCGAGCCGGAGCGAACAGGCGTGGCGCTGACGGCCGTTCGGTACACGCCCCGTGCGATTTCCGGCAAGGCCGCCAATCCCCGCTATCGTGATGCCGCCTGCCAAGGCATCGCGATGCGGGTGACCAATCCGCAGGCTGCTCGTCCGCTGACCACCGTCCTCGCGCTCATCGGCGCCATTTGGCGGCGACATCCCGAGTTGGAATGGACGCCGTTTTTCGATACCTTGGCCGGAGGCCCGTGGATCCGGGAGCAGATCCAGTCAGGGTGTTCATGCTCCGACAGCCTTGTTGGTATCCGGGAGGACCTTGCGGCGTTCGACACGAAACGGCCGTTGCTCTATGCGCCTGAGCCCCCGGCGAATGGATGA